The following proteins are co-located in the Salvelinus sp. IW2-2015 linkage group LG36, ASM291031v2, whole genome shotgun sequence genome:
- the rabl3 gene encoding rab-like protein 3 isoform X1, with amino-acid sequence MASLDRVKVLVLGDSGVGKSSLVHLLCQNQVLGNPSWTVGCSVDVRVHDYKEGTPEEKTYYIELWDVGGSVGCASSLKNTRAVFYNSVNGIVLVHDLTNKKSSQNLYRWSLEALNKDSSPTGVIVSNGDYDREQFADSSVPLLLIGTKFDQIPENKRNDVLTRTAFLSEDFNAEEINLDCTNQRYFAAGTSNAVKLSRFFDKVVEKRYFTRDPSQMTGFTERKRFNFKSVHYD; translated from the exons ATGGCGTCTCTTGACAGAGTGAAGGTGTTAGTTTTGGGTGATTCAG GTGTTGGGAAGTCCTCACTCGTTCATCTGCTGTGTCAGAACCAAGTGTTGGGAAATCCATCATGGACTGTAGGCTGCTCCGTGGATGTACGG GTCCACGACTACAAGGAGGGCACTCCAGAGGAGAAGACCTACTACATTGAATTATGGGATGTTGGAGGATCTGTGGGCTGTGCCAGCAGTCTGAAAAACACCAGAGCAGTTTTCTACAACTCTGTCAATG GTATTGTATTAGTTCACGACCTGACGAACAAGAAATCCTCCCAGAATCTGTATCGCTGGTCACTAGAAGCCTTGAACAAAGACTCCTCCCCAACGGGGGTAATCGTCTCAAATGG TGATTATGACAGAGAACAGTTTGCTGATAGCTCYGTGCCTCTGCTCCTGATCGGCACCAAGTTTGACCAGATCCCAGAGAACAAGAGGAATGATGTTCTCACCAGGACAGCTTTCCTGTCTGAAGACTTCAACGCGGAGGAGATCAACCTG GATTGCACCAACCAAAGATACTTTGCTGCAGGCACGTCCAACGCTGTGAAGTTGAGCAGATTCTTTGACAAG GTCGTAGAGAAGAGATACTTCACCAGAGACCCTAGTCAA atgacaGGTTTCACAGAGAGGAAACGCTTCAACTTCAAAAGCGTTCACTACGACTGA
- the rabl3 gene encoding rab-like protein 3 isoform X2, with protein sequence MASLDRVKVLVLGDSGVGKSSLVHLLCQNQVLGNPSWTVGCSVDVHDYKEGTPEEKTYYIELWDVGGSVGCASSLKNTRAVFYNSVNGIVLVHDLTNKKSSQNLYRWSLEALNKDSSPTGVIVSNGDYDREQFADSSVPLLLIGTKFDQIPENKRNDVLTRTAFLSEDFNAEEINLDCTNQRYFAAGTSNAVKLSRFFDKVVEKRYFTRDPSQMTGFTERKRFNFKSVHYD encoded by the exons ATGGCGTCTCTTGACAGAGTGAAGGTGTTAGTTTTGGGTGATTCAG GTGTTGGGAAGTCCTCACTCGTTCATCTGCTGTGTCAGAACCAAGTGTTGGGAAATCCATCATGGACTGTAGGCTGCTCCGTGGAT GTCCACGACTACAAGGAGGGCACTCCAGAGGAGAAGACCTACTACATTGAATTATGGGATGTTGGAGGATCTGTGGGCTGTGCCAGCAGTCTGAAAAACACCAGAGCAGTTTTCTACAACTCTGTCAATG GTATTGTATTAGTTCACGACCTGACGAACAAGAAATCCTCCCAGAATCTGTATCGCTGGTCACTAGAAGCCTTGAACAAAGACTCCTCCCCAACGGGGGTAATCGTCTCAAATGG TGATTATGACAGAGAACAGTTTGCTGATAGCTCYGTGCCTCTGCTCCTGATCGGCACCAAGTTTGACCAGATCCCAGAGAACAAGAGGAATGATGTTCTCACCAGGACAGCTTTCCTGTCTGAAGACTTCAACGCGGAGGAGATCAACCTG GATTGCACCAACCAAAGATACTTTGCTGCAGGCACGTCCAACGCTGTGAAGTTGAGCAGATTCTTTGACAAG GTCGTAGAGAAGAGATACTTCACCAGAGACCCTAGTCAA atgacaGGTTTCACAGAGAGGAAACGCTTCAACTTCAAAAGCGTTCACTACGACTGA